In one Pseudomonas sp. MM211 genomic region, the following are encoded:
- the quiC gene encoding 3-dehydroshikimate dehydratase QuiC, with translation MHRSIATVSLSGTLPEKLEAVAAAGFDGVEIFENDLLYYAGSPRDVRKMCADLGIAITLFQPFRDFEGCRRDRLQRNLDRAERKFDLMQELGTDLVLVCSNVAADSLGDEEILVEDLRLLGERAGARGLRIGYEALAWGRHVNTYQQVWNLVRQADHSAVGVILDSFHTLSLKGDPAAIADIPGDKIFFVQMADAPILAMDVLEWSRHFRCFPGQGEFDLPGFLAPIIRTGYNGPLSLEIFNDGFRAAPPRANAVDGLRSLLYLEEKTRQLLAADAQAPNLDMLFSTPPASRYHGVEFLEFAVDEAAGAKLSGWLERLGFAKAGEHRSKDVSLLRQGDINIVLNAEPYSFAHGFFEAHGPSLCATALKVKDGASALQRARDYRGHPYRGLVGPNEREIPAMRAPDGSLIYLVDQAEAGQSIYDSDFKLDPSAVQTGSLERIDHMALALPADNLDSWVLFYKSLLDFEADDEVVLPDPYGLVKSRALRSRCSSVRLPLNISENRNTAIAHALSSYRGSGVHHIAFSCEDIFKEVARAKEAGVPLLDIPLNYYDDLAARFDFDDEFLSELAYYNVLYDRDAQGGELFHVYTEAFEERFFFEIIQRKNGYVGYGAANVAVRLAAMAKSRSGSVRQAKL, from the coding sequence ATGCATCGCTCGATTGCCACTGTTTCCCTGAGCGGAACCCTGCCGGAAAAACTCGAGGCCGTTGCGGCTGCGGGCTTCGACGGTGTGGAGATTTTCGAGAACGACCTGCTGTACTACGCGGGTAGCCCTCGCGACGTGCGCAAGATGTGCGCCGATCTGGGCATCGCTATCACGCTGTTCCAGCCATTTCGCGATTTCGAAGGTTGCCGCCGTGATCGCCTGCAGCGCAACCTCGACCGCGCCGAGCGCAAGTTCGATTTGATGCAGGAACTCGGCACCGACCTGGTGCTGGTATGCAGTAACGTTGCTGCCGATTCGCTCGGTGACGAGGAGATTCTGGTCGAAGATCTGCGCTTGCTGGGTGAGCGCGCTGGCGCACGTGGTCTGCGTATCGGCTACGAAGCATTGGCCTGGGGCCGCCACGTCAACACCTACCAGCAGGTATGGAACCTGGTGCGCCAGGCTGATCATTCGGCCGTCGGTGTCATCCTCGACAGCTTTCACACCTTGTCGCTGAAAGGCGATCCAGCGGCCATCGCCGATATTCCGGGCGACAAGATCTTCTTCGTGCAGATGGCCGATGCGCCGATCCTGGCGATGGACGTGCTGGAGTGGAGCCGCCATTTCCGTTGCTTCCCTGGCCAGGGCGAATTCGATCTGCCGGGCTTCCTCGCGCCGATCATTCGCACCGGCTACAACGGCCCGCTGTCCCTGGAAATCTTCAACGACGGTTTCCGCGCCGCGCCACCGCGCGCCAACGCTGTGGACGGGCTGCGCTCGCTGCTCTATCTCGAAGAGAAAACCCGTCAGTTGCTGGCTGCAGACGCGCAGGCACCGAATCTCGACATGCTCTTCTCCACGCCGCCAGCCAGTCGCTATCACGGCGTCGAATTCCTCGAGTTCGCGGTCGACGAAGCGGCCGGCGCCAAGCTGTCGGGCTGGCTCGAGCGGCTGGGCTTTGCCAAGGCCGGCGAGCACCGCTCCAAGGACGTCAGCCTGTTGCGCCAGGGCGACATCAATATCGTCCTCAATGCCGAGCCGTACTCCTTCGCTCATGGATTCTTCGAAGCCCACGGCCCGTCTCTGTGTGCCACCGCATTGAAGGTCAAGGACGGCGCGTCGGCGCTACAGCGCGCTCGCGATTATCGTGGCCATCCTTATCGTGGGCTGGTCGGGCCGAACGAGCGGGAAATTCCGGCGATGCGTGCCCCCGATGGCAGCCTGATCTACCTGGTCGACCAGGCCGAAGCCGGGCAGAGCATCTACGACAGCGACTTCAAGCTCGATCCAAGTGCCGTGCAAACCGGTAGCCTGGAGCGCATCGATCACATGGCGCTGGCGCTGCCGGCTGACAACCTGGACAGCTGGGTGCTGTTCTACAAGAGCCTGCTGGACTTCGAGGCCGATGACGAAGTCGTTCTGCCCGATCCGTATGGCCTGGTGAAAAGCCGCGCGTTGCGTAGCCGCTGCAGTTCGGTGCGCCTGCCGCTGAACATCTCCGAGAACCGCAACACCGCCATCGCCCACGCGCTTTCCAGCTACCGCGGGTCAGGCGTGCATCACATCGCGTTTTCCTGCGAAGACATCTTCAAGGAAGTGGCGCGGGCCAAGGAAGCGGGCGTTCCCCTGTTGGACATTCCGCTCAACTACTACGACGATCTGGCCGCACGCTTCGACTTCGACGACGAGTTCCTCAGCGAACTGGCGTATTACAACGTGCTCTATGACCGTGACGCCCAGGGCGGCGAGCTGTTCCACGTCTATACCGAGGCATTCGAAGAGCGTTTCTTCTTCGAAATCATCCAGCGCAAGAATGGCTATGTCGGCTATGGTGCCGCCAACGTTGCCGTCCGCCTCGCGGCAATGGCCAAATCGCGCAGTGGTAGCGTGCGTCAGGCGAAGCTCTGA
- a CDS encoding MFS transporter — MAKPSSSQAKKATASGWVGSALEYYDFFIYAQAAALIFPQIFFPNTDPKMAIVASLATYGVGYLARPFGAFVLGHWGDTRGRKNVLLLCMFLMGISTMAVGLLPTYHDIGFLAPALLVVLRLIQGFAVAGEISGASSMILEHAPFGRRGFYASFTLQGVQAGQVLAAAVFLPLAYFMPTEAFNDWGWRIPFLLSAFVLLAGFIIRREVHETPAFVNEENKQKIAKSPIAEAFTTSWRTMFLVMVMALMNVIPVVATIFGAAYAVQPAYGIGFDKSVYLWIPVVGNIVAVLVIPFVGNLSDKIGRRPTMITGALGSGLLAFGYLYAISISNVPLAFIMSLLMWGVVYQGYNAVFPSFYPELFQTRYRVSAMAIAQNIGTMLTAMLPAVFALLAPPGSDNIPLLIGGLAFGITCLCAIAAFIAPETYRIPMADLGKPGAKPMDKEEYEAARKNSFNSTDH; from the coding sequence ATGGCTAAGCCCTCGAGTTCACAAGCCAAGAAAGCTACAGCCAGCGGCTGGGTCGGTTCCGCGCTGGAGTACTACGACTTCTTTATCTACGCCCAAGCGGCGGCACTGATCTTCCCGCAGATATTCTTCCCCAACACAGACCCGAAGATGGCCATCGTGGCCTCGCTGGCCACCTACGGTGTCGGTTATCTGGCCCGCCCATTCGGTGCGTTTGTGCTGGGTCACTGGGGCGACACCCGCGGGCGCAAAAACGTATTGCTGCTGTGCATGTTCCTGATGGGCATCTCGACCATGGCCGTTGGCCTGCTGCCGACCTACCATGACATCGGCTTCCTGGCTCCGGCCTTGCTGGTGGTGTTGCGCCTGATTCAGGGCTTTGCCGTGGCCGGGGAAATTTCCGGGGCCAGCTCGATGATTCTCGAGCATGCGCCATTCGGGCGACGAGGTTTCTACGCCAGCTTCACCCTGCAGGGTGTACAGGCTGGCCAGGTACTTGCCGCTGCCGTGTTCCTGCCGCTGGCTTATTTCATGCCGACCGAGGCGTTCAATGACTGGGGCTGGCGTATCCCATTCCTGCTCAGTGCCTTCGTACTGCTGGCAGGCTTCATCATCCGCCGCGAAGTCCATGAGACCCCAGCCTTCGTCAACGAAGAGAACAAGCAGAAGATCGCCAAGTCGCCAATCGCCGAAGCGTTCACCACCAGCTGGAGAACCATGTTCCTGGTCATGGTCATGGCGCTGATGAACGTCATCCCGGTAGTGGCGACCATCTTCGGTGCGGCTTATGCCGTACAACCGGCGTATGGGATCGGCTTCGACAAGAGCGTGTATCTGTGGATTCCGGTGGTGGGCAACATCGTCGCGGTGCTGGTGATCCCCTTCGTCGGTAACCTCTCCGACAAGATCGGCCGTCGCCCGACCATGATCACCGGTGCGCTGGGCTCTGGCCTGCTGGCCTTCGGTTACCTGTACGCCATCAGCATCAGTAACGTGCCATTGGCATTCATCATGTCGCTGCTGATGTGGGGCGTGGTGTACCAGGGCTACAACGCGGTGTTCCCAAGCTTCTACCCGGAGCTGTTCCAGACCCGCTACCGCGTTTCGGCCATGGCCATCGCCCAGAATATCGGTACCATGCTGACCGCCATGCTGCCAGCGGTGTTCGCCCTGCTCGCTCCGCCCGGTTCGGACAACATCCCGTTGCTGATCGGCGGCCTGGCATTCGGCATCACCTGCCTGTGCGCCATCGCTGCATTCATCGCACCGGAAACTTACCGGATTCCGATGGCCGATCTGGGCAAGCCAGGCGCCAAGCCGATGGACAAGGAAGAATACGAAGCTGCACGCAAGAACAGCTTCAACAGCACCGACCACTGA
- a CDS encoding TetR/AcrR family transcriptional regulator translates to MTVTLEPAAEEQATATRKPRKNNPEKTRENILQAAITEFVQQGLSGARVDAIAERTATSKRMIYYYFGSKEQLYVEVLCKLYGDIRSTERRLHLDELPPPDAIRRLVEFTFDHHDRNSDFVRIVSIENIHYGEYVKQSPEIRRMSNVVLLTLGETLKRGEKEGLFREGLDTLDVHMLISSFCFYRVSNRHTFGEIFQIDLPDEQVKLRHKNMICEAVLRYITR, encoded by the coding sequence ATGACCGTTACCCTTGAGCCTGCGGCCGAAGAACAGGCCACGGCGACCCGCAAACCACGCAAGAACAACCCGGAAAAGACCCGGGAGAACATTCTGCAGGCCGCCATTACCGAGTTCGTCCAGCAAGGCCTGTCAGGCGCGCGCGTCGACGCCATCGCCGAGCGCACGGCCACATCCAAGCGCATGATCTATTACTACTTTGGCAGCAAGGAGCAGCTTTACGTCGAAGTGCTCTGCAAGCTGTATGGCGATATCCGCAGCACCGAACGCCGTCTGCATCTCGATGAATTGCCGCCACCGGATGCCATCCGCCGGCTGGTTGAGTTCACCTTCGATCACCATGATCGCAATTCGGATTTCGTGCGCATCGTCAGTATCGAGAACATCCACTACGGCGAGTACGTCAAGCAGTCACCGGAAATCCGCCGGATGAGCAATGTGGTGCTGTTGACGCTAGGCGAAACGCTTAAGCGGGGAGAGAAGGAAGGGCTGTTCCGCGAAGGGCTGGATACGCTGGACGTGCATATGCTGATCAGCTCGTTCTGCTTCTATCGCGTATCCAACCGGCATACATTCGGGGAGATCTTCCAGATCGATCTACCGGATGAGCAGGTCAAGCTGCGTCACAAGAACATGATCTGCGAAGCGGTGTTGCGCTATATCACTCGCTGA